The genomic stretch CATCGGCGACGAAGCGCTTGAGGTTGGCCAGGCCTTCCTGACCGAGGCCGGGGCGGATGTCCGGCGTCGAGTCGATGCGGCCGAGGTTCGGCGTCAGCGCGGATTTCTGCCACGGCAGAGGATTGCCGTACATCGGCAGGCCGTCGACGATGTCCTTCGCCTCCGCGCCGCCGATCGGGCCGAACAGGATGGCGTCGTACTTGCCGCGCAGGTTCTTCGCGCGCGCGACGGTCTGTGTGCTGATGTAATCGTACTTCACGCCGAGCTTGTCCAGCGCCATGCGCCACCAGCCTTCGGTCTGCGTGTCCAGCCAGGTGTGCAGGATGGCGATGCGCGGCAGCTTGCCGTTCACGCCGAGACCGGTCGCGCTGAACGCAGGTTGCGCCGGCGCATCGGCGCTGCGCATCGGCACTTTCAGGATCGACGGATCGGCGATGCGCACGACGCTCGTGCCGAACAGGTCGCCGAACGACCAGCCGGTGTCGTCGTAGGGGTGCTTCTGCGGATCGTCCGGGGCCCAGTACTGGCGGTCGAGCAGGGTGTCGGCGATGCGCGAATAGGGCTGGTCCATGCGCACGATCCAGCTTCCGGCCGGAAAGTTGCGCGCAGCGGTCTTGGCCTGCGGCGGTTCGGTCGGCTGCTTGTCCTTGGCCGGCTTGGACTCGCCCTGCGTTGGCGCCTGCACGGTGAATGCGGCATCCGCGCTGCTGAGTTCAACGTGCTGTTTCGCCAGCACGCGCAGCAATTCCGCCTGCGCGCCGGGATGCGCGTCGTCTGCCGGCAGCACGTAGGCAGCCGGTCCGGCGAGTTGCGGCTTTTCAATCGAGTTCCTGGACTTGAGCCAGAAATTGGTCAGGTACTTCTGGCCGTTGCGGGCGAAATAATCGAGTGCGGTGAGCAATCCGGTCTGCGTGTAGTTGTTGTTGTCGCGCTGCGACCAAAGCACCTTCGGCAGCGGGGGATTGGGTTTGTACCAGGTGCGTGCGTATTCGTCCGGATCGAGGATGCGTTCGACCGTGTCGGCGCCGTCGTTGCCGAAGGTTTCGTACAGGCGGCTGATGCCGTTGTGCATGGCGGCGATGAACATGAGATAGCCCGGGCTCCAGGTGTCGAAGTCGCCGTGCGTGAACACGCCGGGCATGCCGAACTTGGTCAACTGTTCGACGTTGTTCCAGCCGAGTTGTTGCCATTCGCCGGTCAGGATCGGATCGATCCACGCGTTGTAGGGACCGTCGCCCACGGTGTTGTCGTACAGGAACGGCACCGATTCGTGCAGGTCGTGCAGTACCTGCGCGTGCCAGCCGACGTAGGTGTCGAGCACGTTCTTCGTCAGATCCAGCGTCACGCCCATCGCGTCGCGGTTGTTGTCGTGGGCGACGTAATGGCCCCAATACATGAGCGGCGGATAGTTGTCGTTCGGGTGCGCGCGATGCCATTTGTACAGGTCCACCATGCGATCGCGGCCGTCCACTTCGACGACGGGCGTGATCAGCGTGACGACGTGCGAGCGGATGTACCGGATGTAGGGCGCGTCGTCGACGGCGAGGCGATAGGCGAGTTCCATGACCGACGTCGGTGAACCCGTCTCGGTGGAATGGATGGTCGCGGTGATGTAGTAGACCGGCGTCGTCTGCTTCACGATCGCCGCGGCCCTGGCATCGTCCATGCCGAGCGTGCGCGGATCGGCCAGTTGCGCGAGACGTGCCTTGTTTGCGTCCAGATCCTTGATCAACGCTTCGTCCGCGACCGCCACGGCGATCATCTCCCGACCTTCCTCGGTGTGTCCGATGGTGAAGACCTTCACGCGCGGCGTGGACTTCTCGAGCAGGCGGAAATAGCGGTAGACATCTTCCGCGTACGGCAGCATGTTTGGCGCGCCGGCAACATCGCCGAGCACCTTTTCCGGCGTTGGCACCGTGTTCGATGCCGGCAGGTAATCGGTCAGTGGCGAGTTGAAATCCGCCTGCGTCGTGTACTTGGCGATTTTTGCCGTGTAGGCCTGATCGACCGGCTGCTGTGGGTCGCGGGCGAAATGATCATCGGCCATGGCGCCACAAGGCGATAACGCCAGGCAAGCGGCGAACAGCAAACCGTGAATGGACAAACGCATGCGTAACCCCCGGATTTCGGACACGATGATCCGCGAGC from Terriglobia bacterium encodes the following:
- a CDS encoding M14 family zinc carboxypeptidase — encoded protein: MADDHFARDPQQPVDQAYTAKIAKYTTQADFNSPLTDYLPASNTVPTPEKVLGDVAGAPNMLPYAEDVYRYFRLLEKSTPRVKVFTIGHTEEGREMIAVAVADEALIKDLDANKARLAQLADPRTLGMDDARAAAIVKQTTPVYYITATIHSTETGSPTSVMELAYRLAVDDAPYIRYIRSHVVTLITPVVEVDGRDRMVDLYKWHRAHPNDNYPPLMYWGHYVAHDNNRDAMGVTLDLTKNVLDTYVGWHAQVLHDLHESVPFLYDNTVGDGPYNAWIDPILTGEWQQLGWNNVEQLTKFGMPGVFTHGDFDTWSPGYLMFIAAMHNGISRLYETFGNDGADTVERILDPDEYARTWYKPNPPLPKVLWSQRDNNNYTQTGLLTALDYFARNGQKYLTNFWLKSRNSIEKPQLAGPAAYVLPADDAHPGAQAELLRVLAKQHVELSSADAAFTVQAPTQGESKPAKDKQPTEPPQAKTAARNFPAGSWIVRMDQPYSRIADTLLDRQYWAPDDPQKHPYDDTGWSFGDLFGTSVVRIADPSILKVPMRSADAPAQPAFSATGLGVNGKLPRIAILHTWLDTQTEGWWRMALDKLGVKYDYISTQTVARAKNLRGKYDAILFGPIGGAEAKDIVDGLPMYGNPLPWQKSALTPNLGRIDSTPDIRPGLGQEGLANLKRFVAD